A portion of the Ammospiza caudacuta isolate bAmmCau1 chromosome 25, bAmmCau1.pri, whole genome shotgun sequence genome contains these proteins:
- the LOC131567882 gene encoding microtubule-actin cross-linking factor 1, isoforms 6/7-like has translation MGKPLSRPDCLRQNRTCLGKGEDEDGYIEDCYVPQRSIYDTMRINEQIDQGSKLNQLSKSTLGKGDGSTISSNGTLGAANVFESRPPEPKKLDERVIFDQLKLSSDVSKPAPAPPKRRPNPEKKENVNRRSWKSFMPPNFTEFAERMGASLSEVSEAGASNPSLRDKRDSSAMLAEQPGQPEHGEPMSESLTLEHVSKASGTAEALGAKQFSVDGYGGPREERQALLSAGDSRARELARARRLPSATWPRARKNFIRGNFNDGHQETLEASESDSTVENVNLSPCLSEELLDTGLDILITSNLREKTESELRFEEDERWVMMEEWEEATLSERGKAVLVAEEKRSCCLADISEEREQSTAPEDGSAPSPGTSLSCTSPGDGGTPCCTEDVAVQCGVEDFAPVLERPASPTGPELSDTDSVQMFLELEEQCLHEDGGDGAVPSCLDIQMSPMDSEGLDPDSAKLAGLVVEVGQHRVALDISASDSAVVSDLEDFDVTCSSQVLSTLEPLTEPFSERDTLAVTPTDSDGGASPSPVAMAGLGSLLESPPVLGEADPDALMDTELVAAGVTPHPGPHAAAGLGGEGYPSAPEGWGEENQDLLPEGPCPGPVSPCQPPAMEELGSPPGHSQAGTEGMDPFRTHHLLPGRTEVASWDVPELVSEDEATDLGSGSGAEGWTRPAGSGDVCCGSLLPFHAGSASEPGSQAPTTFPVPAEELPWEMVSLGRALSLEGSAHAEGMVAHGGTPAAVLQADVDLLFAPSWEVPCPASPAAPEELAGTLSIAGPAIPWDFGELSAPAHPLSAGDVAVLEPQGMPPATGDPTMDAEEPPGATTTAMPLMVEELLEAPPPFADVPVATVPPPAAEPLSSGARDLGGAPVPLVVSLGDADDFAITLVPPMLEHLPAAAAALEDDPVSSLPAAGVAAWQGPPGALSPLPEGPSRALGTPLSTAARAQTLPRAVLRGSPHPRSYGGTPSLCPSEEQGTPGTEGALGAAAMAEGPPALPDGFVPDNEVFVAQAPTAGAPGTEFALFCTPGMGGRWEPTQ, from the coding sequence ATGGGCAAACCACTGAGCCGGCCAGACTGTTTACGGCAGAACCGCACTTGCCTGGGCAAGGGCGAGGATGAGGATGGCTATATAGAGGATTGCTACGTGCCCCAGAGGTCGATATACGACACCATGAGAATCAACGAGCAGATCGATCAGGGATCGAAGCTCAACCAGCTCTCCAAGAGCACCCTGGGCAAGGGGGACGGCAGCACCATATCCAGCAACGGCACTCTGGGGGCTGCCAACGTCTTCGAGTCCAGGCCACCAGAACCCAAGAAGCTGGACGAGCGCGTCATCTTCGACCAGCTGAAGCTCAGCAGCGACGTCTCCAAGCCGGCGCCGGCTCCGCCAAAGCGGCGGCCGAACCCCGAGAAGAAGGAGAACGTCAACCGGCGCTCGTGGAAGTCCTTCATGCCTCCCAACTTCACCGAGTTCGCCGAAAGGATGGGGGCTTCTCTCAGCGAGGTGTCGGAGGCGGGCGCCTCCAACCCTTCCCTGCGGGACAAGCGGGATTCCAGCGCCATGCTGGCCGAGCAGCCGGGCCAGCCCGAGCACGGCGAGCCCATGTCCGAGTCCCTCACCTTGGAGCACGTCTCCAAGGCATCTGGCACGGCAGAGGCTCTGGGGGCCAAGCAGTTCAGCGTGGATGGCTATGGGGGTCCCCGGGAAGAGCGCCAGGCCCTGCTGAGCGCCGGTGACAGCCGTGCCAGGGAGCTGGCCAGGGCCCGCCGGCTGCCCAGTGCCACCTGGCCACGGGCCAGGAAGAATTTCATCAGGGGGAACTTCAACGATGGGCACCAGGAGACCCTGGAGGCCTCCGAGTCGGACTCTACGGTGGAGAACGTCAACCTCTCTCCGTGCCTTAGCGAGGAGCTGCTGGATACGGGGCTGGATATTCTCATCACCTCCAATCTCAGGGAGAAAACGGAGTCTGAGCTGAGATTTGAGGAGGACGAGCGCTGGGTGATGATGGAGGAGTGGGAGGAGGCGACGCTGtcagagagaggaaaggctgTTCTGGTGGCAGAGGAGAAGAGGAGCTGTTGCTTGGCAGATATTTCTGAAGAAAGGGAACAATCCACTGCTCCTGAGGAcggctctgcccccagcccggGGACCTCCCTGTCCTGCACGTCCCCTGGGGATGGTGGCACCCCATGCTGCACGGAGGACGTGGCTGTGCAATGTGGGGTTGAGGACTTTGCTCCGGTTTTGGAGCGCCCAGCCAGCCCCACGGGCCCCGAGCTGTCTGACACAGACTCGGTGCAGATGttcctggagctggaggagcagtgcCTGCATGAGGACGGGGGTGatggagctgtccccagctgcctggACATTCAAATGTCCCCAATGGACTCAGAGGGGCTGGACCCAGATTCGGCCAAACTGGCTGGCTTGGTGGTTGAAGTGGGTCAGCACAGGGTCGCCTTGGATATCAGCGCCTCAGACTCTGCCGTTGTGTCAGATCTGGAGGACTTTGAtgtcacctgcagctcccaggtgcTGAGCACGCTGGAGCCCTTGACAGAGCCCTTCTCAGAGAGGGACACCCTGGCTGTCACCCCCACGGACTCGGACGGAGgggcctcccccagccccgtggccatggcagggctggggtccCTCCTGGAGAgccccccagtgctgggggaggCTGATCCTGATGCACTCATGGACACGGAGCTTGTGGCTGCTGGGGTGACACCCCACCCAGGGCCAcatgcagctgctgggctggggggagaGGGGTACCCCAGTGCTCCAGAGGGGTGGGGTGAAGAGAACCAAGACTTGCTTCCCGAGGGGCCCTGTCCTGGCCCAGTgtccccctgccagcccccagccatggaggagctggggtcccccccagggcacagccaggctggcactgagggCATGGATCCCTTCAGGACCCATCACCTCCTGCCTGGAAGGACTGAGGTGGCCAGCTGGGATGTCCCAGAACTGGTTTCTGAGGATGAAGCCACAGATTTGGGATCAGGGAGTGGAGCTGAGGGCTGGACTCGTCCAGCAGGGAGTGGGGATGTTTGCTGTGgttctctgctgcctttccacGCTGGCTCTGCATCAGAGCCAGGCTCCCAGGCTCCGACAACATTCCCAGTGCCTGCTGAGGAGCTCCCATGGGAAATGGTTTCCCTGGGCCGTGCCCTGTCTCTGGAAGGGTCTGCCCATGCAGAGGGCATGGTCGCACATGGGGGGACACCAGCAGCCGTCCTGCAAGCAGATGTGGACTTGTTGTTTGCCCCCAGCTGGGAGGTCCCATGTCCTGCCAGCCCGGCCGCCCCTGAAGAGCTTGCTGGCACGTTGTCCATTGCAGGGCCTGCCATCccatgggattttggggagcttTCTGCTCCAGCCCACCCGCTTTCAGCAGGAGATGTGGCTGTCCTGGAGCCCCAGGGGATGCCACCAGCCACAGGGGATCCTACCATGGATGCTGAGGAACCTCCAGGAGCCACCACCACTGCCATGCCCTTGATGGTGGAGGAGCTTCTGGAAGCCCCACCACCCTTTGCTGACGTGCCTGTCGCCACCGTGCCACCACCAGCAGCTGAGCCACTCTCCTCGGGTGCCAGGGACCTCGGTGGTGCCCCCGTGCCGTTGGTGGTGTCCTTGGGGGACGCAGATGACTTTGCCATCACGCTTGTGCCGCCCATGCTGGAGCACCTGCCCGCCGCAGCGGCGGCTTTGGAGGACGACCCTGTTTCCAGCTTACCTGCAGCAGGGGTGGCAGCTTGGCAGGGTCCCCCTGGTGCCTTGTCACCCCTCCCAGAAGGTCCCAGCAGGGCGCTGGGGACGCCCTTGtccacagcagccagggcacaaaccctccccagggctgtgttgAGGGGCTCCCCCCATCCCCGCAGCTATGGGGGTaccccttccctgtgccccagtGAGGAGCAGGGGACACCGGGCACAGAGGGAGCCCTcggtgctgctgccatggcagaagggcccccagctctcccagatgGATTCGTTCCAGATAACGAGGTATTTGTTGCTCAGGCTCCCACAGCCGGGGCTCCAGGCACAGAATTCGCTTTATTTTGCACtccagggatgggtgggaggtGGGAGCCCACTCAGTAA